In one Arachis duranensis cultivar V14167 chromosome 9, aradu.V14167.gnm2.J7QH, whole genome shotgun sequence genomic region, the following are encoded:
- the LOC107465915 gene encoding uncharacterized protein LOC107465915, whose protein sequence is MALFGVMEMATAVDILSDLVVFIAPLWIAVIVGVVLGWAWKPKWADNLASIEPTSNNYYLPKLRLPSWAALGSTSGPHTDLSSFSVSTSSGAGSSSLQRNDGENEVSALVTEQDLKHLSMLVEEKDGGPAWIQMMDRSTPTMSYQAWRRDPETGPPQYRSRTVYEDATPELLRDFFWDDEYRLKWDDMLIHASTLQECPVTGTMMVHWVRKFPFFCSDREYIIGRRIWDAGQAYYCVTKGVPCPSMPRHNKPKRVDLYYSSWCIRPVKSRKDDQLTACEVLLFHHEDMGIPWEIAKLGVRQGMWGAVKKFDPALRIYKKERASGAPLSPCARSAKINTKITPEYLSSLENATNDIIETRNEDTSGKPIGRNIPKLLVFGGVIALACTVDQGLLTKALIFGVARRVANIGRRF, encoded by the exons ATGGCGTTGTTTGGGGTTATGGAGATGGCAACAGCTGTCGACATACTGTCCGACCTTGTTGTGTTCATCGCTCCGCTTTGGATTGCCGTTATAGTCGGCGTTGTCCTTGGTTGGGCCTGGAAGCCCAAGTGGGCCGACAACTTGGCTTCCATCGAGCCCACCTCCAACAACTACTACCTCCCCAAGCTTCGCCTCCCTTCTTGGGCTGCTTTGGGTTCCACCTCTGGTCCCCACACCGACCTTTCTTCCTTCTCCGTTTCCACCAG TTCGGGTGCGGGGTCGAGTTCGTTGCAACGGAATGATGGGGAGAACGAGGTTAGTGCTCTGGTGACGGAACAGGACTTGAAGCACTTGAGTATGTTAGTTGAAGAAAAAGATGGTGGACCCGCGTGGATTCAGATGATGGACCgttctactcctactatgagcTACCAAGCTTGGCGTAGGGACCCTGAG ACTGGGCCGCCGCAGTACCGAAGTAGAACCGTGTATGAAGATGCAACTCCTGAGCTGTTGAGGGATTTCTTCTGGGATGACGAGTATCGGTTGAAGTGGGATGACATGCTTATACATGCTTCAACCTTACAAGAGTGCCCTGTTACTGGGACTATGATGGTGCATTGGGTTCGCAAG TTCCCCTTCTTTTGCAGTGATAGAGAATATATCATTGGTAGAAGAATTTGGGATGCTGGACAAGCTTACTACTGCGTAACAAAG GGTGTCCCTTGTCCATCTATGCCAAGGCACAACAAACCTAAACGAGTTGATCTTTATTATTCAAGCTGGTGCATTCGTCCAG TTAAATCAAGAAAAGATGACCAGCTGACTGCGTGTGAAGTATTATTGTTTCACCACGAAGATATGGGCATACCCTGGGAAATTGCTAAGCTTGGAGTTCGTCAAGGCATGTGGGGAGCAGTCAAGAAGTTTGATCCTGCACTACGGATATATAAAAAAGAGCGCGCTTCTGGTGCCCCATTGTCACCTTGTGCTCGTTCTGCTAAAATCAATACTAAAATAACTCCAGAATATCTGAGTTCTTTGGAAAATGCAACCAATGACATCATAGAGACCAGAAATGAGGATACTTCTGGAAAACCAATTGGGAGGAACATTCCTAAACTTCTAGTTTTTGGTGGAGTTATTGCCCTTGCCTGCACTGTAGATCAAGGACTGCTGACCAAGGCACTTATATTTGGAGTAGCCCGAAGGGTTGCGAATATTGGAAGGAGGTTCTGA